CCGGATCGATCGGAACGCCATGGCCCATGCCGGGGATCACGTACGTTTCCACCAGCGCGTTGCCGTTCGCATCGCGGTAGACCCGATGCGGAAATCCTTTGACGCGGTTTTCTTCCGGTGGCGTTTGGTCGACGCCGTGAATGGCGGTCCACTGCTCCGCCAGCTCGACCGCATCGCGCGGGTTGACGGTCTTGTCGGCATCGCCTTGCCAGATCGAAACGCGCGGCCACGGTCCTTGGTAGTCGGTCGCGTCGCGCACGCGCTGGGCCCATTCGTGCGACGTCAGGTCGGTGATCGGAACCGTTGGCGACTGGTCCAGGCTGACGCCGCAACGTGTTAGCGCCGCCGAGCTGGTGCTGGCACACAAGTACGGCACACCGGCGAGAACACCGCCGCCGGCGAAAATCTCCGGGTAAACCGCCAACATGACCGCCGTCATGGCGCCGCCGCCGGAAAGGCCGGTCACATAAACTCGCTTGGGATCGACCTTATGCTCGGTCTTCACGCGATCGATCATTTGTTTGATCGACAGCGCTTCGCCGGCGTCGCGTACTTGGTCTGTGCCCCATTCACCCCAGAACCAAAAATCTGACGGCGCCCAACCGTTGAACCAGTTGAAGCACAGTCGTGGGTTGTTGATTCCTTGCTGCTGCGGCAATAACACCGCGAAGTGCCAGCGCCGTGCGAGCTGGGTCCAGCCGGTCTCGTCATCGTAGTCGCCGGCGGTTTGCGTACATCCGTGCAGCGCGACCACCAACGGCGCCGATGCCGGCAACGACGGGGGAATATATTTGAACATTCGTAGATCGCCGGGATTAGAACCGAAGTCATGGACTTCGGTGAGTTCTTCGGCAAGGACTGTCCGAGAAACGCCGATCACCAGCAGAATAACGGCCAGCGCTAACGTGCCAACTGATCCAGATCGGCGACGAGCAAGGTGCTGAACATCCATGTCCCTTCTCCATTGCGTGGTTAGCGAAGACCTTCGCTACACTGGTGATCTTAATACGCGAGCGATTTTTTTGTCTGCGCATTCATAAGCCAAACAAGTGCATGGACATTCATAAGATGATAAAAACCGTTTCACAATGATCGCCCCACTTCCCGCACGCGACGGCGTAAGCCCGAGCGCCGTCTGGTTACCCGACGGCGCGTGGCGCACCATGCTGGAGTTTTTAGTGGATCGCTTCACCGATATTGCCGCGGCGACATGGATCGCGCGCATGCAAAAGGGACTCGTGGTTGATGAAAACGGCACCCCGATCGACTGCAATACTCCTTATCGCAGTGGCCTTCGGCTTTATTACTATCGTGAGCTCGATACCGAAGCATCCATTCCGTTTACAGAAACGATTCTTTACCAAGACGACCACATAGTCGTCGTCGACAAACCGCATTTTCTGCCGGTTATTCCCTCCGGCCGTTTCCTCCACGAAACGTTGCTGGTTCGCTTGAAACGAAAACTGCGGCTCGATTATCTCGCACCGATCCATCGCATCGATCGCGAAACCGCCGGTCTCGTGCTCTTTTGCATTACTCCTAACAGCCGCGGTCACTATCAATCGCTGTTCCAGCGTCGCGAAGTCACTAAGACGTACCACGCATTGGCACGATTACGTCCCGATCTTAGTTTTCCACGCGTCCATCGCAGCCGAATGGTGGAGGGACAACCGTTTTTTCGAATGCAGGAAACCGCGGGAGAGCCAAACTCGGAGACCCACATCGAGCTCATCGAAGCCAGGGGAGAACTGGCGCTTTACCAGCTAACGCCGGTCACCGGGCGAAAACACCAACTACGGGTTCATATGGCGTCATTGGCCATTCCTATTATGAATGACGCGTTTTATCCGCAACTGCTGACCCGCGACCAAGACGACTTCTCGCGCCCGCTACAACTGCTCGCCAAAGCGATTGCCTTCACCGACCCGCTGACCGGGGCAGCGCGGCAATTTGCCAGCCAGCAGGCGCTGTCTCTGCAGGACGCGTCTGCCGTCGGAAAGTCGCCGATGGCTTAGCGAAACCGCGCGTTTTGCGGTGACAGCGCGGTCCCGGTAGCAGCGCCTAGGAAGACAGACTATATAAGTACCATCGAGAATGGCGCGTTCGGGCGCTGTCGTTCCGCTTCGCCGGTACAGGGATTACCGGGATAAATGCACATTTTCAAGGATGTCGTGATAGTCGCATTCCTCGCCGACGCCCTCACCCGTGATGTAGGACACCACCAATAGCTCGGGTAAATGAGCCGAGAGTAATAGGGGACTGAAGAAATGACGCTGCGTATGGTTTCGTTAGCTTTTTCTCTACTGCTCGCCACCGCCGCGCAAGCAGATATCCGAGTGGGTGTCGTCGGCTCGATGAGCGGCCAATATGCCGCTTATGGCGAGCAAGTGCGACGCGGCATGGAAATGGCGGTCGCCGACATCAACGCCAAAGGCGGCCTGCTCGGGCAGAAAGTCGTACTGGAAGTCGGCGACGATCAGTGCGATGCGCAGAAAGCGGTACCAGCGGCGAAAGAGATGGTCAACAAAAAAGTCGTGTTCGTGAACGGTCACGACTGCTCGGACACATCGATTCCGGCGTCCGATATCTATAGTCAAGCGGGTATCTTGCAGATTTCACCGGCGGCAACCAATCCGGCATTCACCGACCGCCAATTGAAGAACGTTTTGCGCGTATGCGGCCGCGATGATCAGCAAGGCTTGGTCGCCGGCGCCTACATCGCCACTCGTTTCAAAAATCAGAACATCGCGATCCTGCACGACAACACCACGTACGGCAAAGGCTTGGCCGACGAAACGAAGAAGACGATGAATAAGCTCGGCACGAAAGAGTCGATGTACGAGGCTATCACCCCAGGTGCGAAGGACTACTCGGAGCTGGTGAAAAAACTGAAAGCAGCGAACATCGGGCTGATCTACCTCGGCGGCTATCACACCGAGGCCGCGGCAATCGCCCGCGAGGTACACGCCCAAGGTATGAAGACACGGTTGATGTCCGGCGACGCCTTAGTGACCGATGAGTTCTGGACGATTGCCGGACCGGCCGGCGAAGGCGTGCTCATGACCTTCGGCCCGGATCCGACGCGCGAACTCTCGGCGGTTTCGGTGGTAAGAAAATTCGTGCAGCAAGGTTACAAACCCGAAGGCTCGACGCTCTACGCGTACGGCGCGACCCAGGTGTGGGCGCAGGCCGTGAAACAAGCGGGCAGCACTAAAGCGGCCGATGTAGCAAAGGTATTGAAGAGCGGCAAGCGGTTCGAGACCGTGCTCGGCAAAATCTCGTTCGACGGTAACGGCGATGTCATCGGTCCCGGATATGTCGTGTACGAATGGAAGGACGGAAAGTACGATTACGTAAAGAACTAACGTATTCGCCGTCGCCGTTAGGGTTCGCGGCGCTCGGTCAAGCTACCCGAGGCAATATCGTGTAG
This Gammaproteobacteria bacterium DNA region includes the following protein-coding sequences:
- a CDS encoding PHB depolymerase family esterase, whose protein sequence is MDVQHLARRRSGSVGTLALAVILLVIGVSRTVLAEELTEVHDFGSNPGDLRMFKYIPPSLPASAPLVVALHGCTQTAGDYDDETGWTQLARRWHFAVLLPQQQGINNPRLCFNWFNGWAPSDFWFWGEWGTDQVRDAGEALSIKQMIDRVKTEHKVDPKRVYVTGLSGGGAMTAVMLAVYPEIFAGGGVLAGVPYLCASTSSAALTRCGVSLDQSPTVPITDLTSHEWAQRVRDATDYQGPWPRVSIWQGDADKTVNPRDAVELAEQWTAIHGVDQTPPEENRVKGFPHRVYRDANGNALVETYVIPGMGHGVPIDPGNNADHCGRPAPYMFPVGICASYYIGKFWGLDGAGTASGNAATPAAKRRQVRLSPTG
- a CDS encoding RluA family pseudouridine synthase; the protein is MIAPLPARDGVSPSAVWLPDGAWRTMLEFLVDRFTDIAAATWIARMQKGLVVDENGTPIDCNTPYRSGLRLYYYRELDTEASIPFTETILYQDDHIVVVDKPHFLPVIPSGRFLHETLLVRLKRKLRLDYLAPIHRIDRETAGLVLFCITPNSRGHYQSLFQRREVTKTYHALARLRPDLSFPRVHRSRMVEGQPFFRMQETAGEPNSETHIELIEARGELALYQLTPVTGRKHQLRVHMASLAIPIMNDAFYPQLLTRDQDDFSRPLQLLAKAIAFTDPLTGAARQFASQQALSLQDASAVGKSPMA
- a CDS encoding branched-chain amino acid ABC transporter substrate-binding protein, whose protein sequence is MTLRMVSLAFSLLLATAAQADIRVGVVGSMSGQYAAYGEQVRRGMEMAVADINAKGGLLGQKVVLEVGDDQCDAQKAVPAAKEMVNKKVVFVNGHDCSDTSIPASDIYSQAGILQISPAATNPAFTDRQLKNVLRVCGRDDQQGLVAGAYIATRFKNQNIAILHDNTTYGKGLADETKKTMNKLGTKESMYEAITPGAKDYSELVKKLKAANIGLIYLGGYHTEAAAIAREVHAQGMKTRLMSGDALVTDEFWTIAGPAGEGVLMTFGPDPTRELSAVSVVRKFVQQGYKPEGSTLYAYGATQVWAQAVKQAGSTKAADVAKVLKSGKRFETVLGKISFDGNGDVIGPGYVVYEWKDGKYDYVKN